In Solanum pennellii chromosome 3, SPENNV200, a single window of DNA contains:
- the LOC107014505 gene encoding flotillin-like protein 6: MWYHVAKPSEFLVITGRGIDELKIAKKALVLPFQKCTRINVSPVNYTFEVNAMSTEKLCFLLPAVFTIGPRADDHNSLVKYARLLSHYQRDSHDLKELVQGIIEGETRVLAASMSMEDVFKGTKDFKREVFGKVQVELNQFGLLIYNANIKQLVDVRGHEYFSYLGQKTQMEAANRAKVDVAEAKMKGNVGAKQSEGFTIQSAAKIDVETKVVTTQRQGQGKMEEIKVGSEVKIFEIQQEAEVSEVNAKLATKKAAWSQQAKMAEVESDKAAAIREAELQQKVEQANALTKTENFKAQFLSRANVEYHIKVQEVNGEYYQKQKAADAILYEKEKLAEARRFESDAETYAKKQAADVALYTKTKEAEGLLALAEAQGIYIRTLLSALGGNYSALRDYLMINKGVYKDVAKFNADAIRGLQPKINIWSNGASEEKMSDGMSARKGNGAMKEMTELYRVILHLLQTVNEQTRMLPPPWLSTCSTNKATPSET, encoded by the exons ATGTGGTACCATGTGGCAAAACCATCTGAGTTTTTGGTGATCACTGGCAGAGGAATTGATGAATTGAAGATTGCAAAGAAAGCCCTGGTATTACCATTTCAAAAATGCACTAGAATCAATGTTTCCCCTGTAAATTACACATTTGAAGTCAATGCCATGAGTACCGAAAAACTATGTTTCCTACTCCCTGCCGTTTTTACTATTGGTCCTCGGGCTGATGACCACAACAGCCTTGTCAAATACGCGAGGCTTCTTTCTCATTATCAGCGCGATTCTCATGATCTCAAGGAGCTTGTTCAAGGCATCATTGAGGGAGAAACGCGTGTCTTGGCTGCTTCAATGTCGATGGAAGACGTCTTTAAAGGCACAAAAGATTTCAAGCGCGAAGTTTTTGGGAAGGTTCAGGTTGAGCTCAACCAATTTGGACTTCTGATATATAATGCTAACATTAAGCAACTAGTTGACGTCAGAGGCCATgagtacttttcatatttagGCCAGAAAACTCAAATGGAAGCAGCAAACAGGGCAAAAGTTGATGTCGCTGAAGCAAAAATGAAGGGTAATGTTGGAGCCAAACAGAGTGAAGGATTTACCATTCAAAGTGCTGCAAAGATTGATGTTGAGACGAAGGTAGTAACCACCCAAAGACAAGGTCAAGGTAAAATGGAGGAGATTAAGGTGGGATCAGAAGTTAAGATTTTTGAGATTCAGCAAGAAGCTGAAGTGTCTGAGGTTAATGCAAAACTCGCAACTAAGAAGGCAGCATGGTCACAGCAGGCGAAGATGGCAGAGGTGGAATCTGATAAAGCCGCGGCAATACGAGAGGCTGAGTTGCAGCAAAAAGTCGAGCAAGCAAATGCCTTGACTAAGACTGAGAACTTCAAGGCTCAATTCCTCAGCAGAGCTAATGTGGAATATCATATTAAG GTGCAAGAAGTAAATGGGGAGTATTACCAAAAGCAAAAAGCAGCTGATGcaatactctatgagaaagaaaaattagCAGAGGCTCGAAGGTTTGAATCGGACGCTGAAACATACGCGAAAAAACAAGCTGCAGATGTTGCGCTTTACACCAAGACAAAAGAGGCCGAAGGACTTCTTGCTCTTGCAGAAGCACAAGGGATTTACATACGCACACTGTTGTCAGCACTGGGAGGAAATTACAGCGCGTTGAGGGATTACTTGATGATTAACAAAGGAGTATACAAGGATGTCGCTAAGTTCAACGCGGATGCTATCAGAGGACTGCAACCAAAGATCAATATTTGGTCAAATGGTGCAAGTGAAGAGAAGATGAGTGATGGAATGAGTGCACGAAAAGGAAATGGAGCTATGAAGGAGATGACCGAACTTTATCGAGTAATCCTTCACTTGTTACAGACTGTGAATGAGCAAACTAGGATGCTGCCTCCACCTTGGCTGAGTACTTGCAGCACCAACAAGGCCACACCAAGTGAAACTTAA